In Quercus robur chromosome 10, dhQueRobu3.1, whole genome shotgun sequence, a genomic segment contains:
- the LOC126703674 gene encoding UDP-glycosyltransferase 92A1-like codes for MVSRDHIVMLPYMAHGHLIPFLALARQIQQRTGFTITIASTKLNIQYLRSTISTDSNSQSLFNIRFAELPFNSTDHDLPPNSENTENLSLGNIGKLFHASISLKDPVLHLVNDIIHQEGKPPLCIISDVFFGWATELAKSVNTVNITFTTGGAYGTLAYVSIWLNLPHRSSDSDEFKVPGFPESYRFHRSQLHQYIRDADGEDLWSRFMQTQISQSCGSIGWLCNSVEEIEPLGFDLLRKYLRLPVWSVGPLIPPALLKNTSSSGFSFSKQHAGKRPGLTTEKCIEWLDLHGPDSVLYISFGSQNTIGLSQMMELAIGLENSGVSFIWVIRPPIGFDMKSEFRDEWLPEGFEERMKQSKRGLLVRNWAPQLDILSHKSTGAFLSHCGWNSVLESLSQGVPILGWPMAAEQAYNSKMLMEEMGVSVELTRGSQGIIVGKEVKRVIELVLEKEGKGKDMRNKAVEVKKQLRAAVSDETQNKGSSVKAMDDFVRTILSKSQEQAASIEVQK; via the coding sequence ATGGTTTCTCGTGATCATATTGTGATGCTACCATACATGGCCCATGGCCATCTCATACCATTCCTAGCACTAGCAAGACAGATCCAACAAAGAACTGGATTCACCATCACCATTGCCAGCACCAAGCTCAACATTCAATACCTCCGTTCCACCATTTCAACTGACTCAAATTCACAATCCCTCTTCAACATCAGATTTGCTGAGCTTCCATTCAACAGCACTGACCATGACTTACCACCCAACTCTGAGAACACTGAGAACTTGTCTCTCGGCAACATAGGAAAGCTCTTTCATGCATCAATCAGTCTCAAGGACCCTGTCTTGCACCTTGTCAATGATATCATCCACCAAGAAGGGAAACCTCCGCTCTGTATAATATCAGACGTGTTCTTTGGGTGGGCCACAGAGCTTGCAAAGAGTGTAAACACTGTGAATATTACATTCACCACTGGTGGTGCCTATGGCACCTTGGCTTACGTTTCTATTTGGCTCAACCTACCACATCGCTCATCAGATTCTGATGAGTTCAAAGTCCCGGGGTTCCCTGAAAGCTACCGTTTTCATCGCTCTCAACTTCATCAATATATAAGAGATGCAGATGGTGAGGACTTGTGGTCTAGATTTATGCAGACACAGATTTCACAATCTTGTGGGTCTATTGGTTGGTTGTGTAACTCAGTTGAGGAAATTGAACCATTGGGGTTCGATCTTCTGAGAAAGTATCTCAGACTTCCTGTTTGGTCTGTTGGGCCTCTTATTCCTCCAGCGTTACTTAAGAATACATCATCTtcaggtttttctttttctaaacaACATGCTGGAAAAAGACCAGGACTCACTACTGAAAAATGCATTGAGTGGCTTGATTTGCACGGTCCTGATTCGGTTCTTTACATTTCTTTTGGCTCGCAAAACACTATTGGTTTGTCCCAAATGATGGAATTAGCTATTGGGTTGGAGAATAGTGGAGTATCTTTCATTTGGGTCATAAGGCCACCCATTGGTTTCGACATGAAAAGTGAGTTCAGAGATGAATGGTTACCAGAAGGGTTTGAAGAAAGAATGAAGCAAAGCAAACGAGGGTTGTTAGTGCGTAACTGGGCACCCCAGTTGGACATTCTGTCACACAAATCCACAGGAGCATTTCTAAGCCATTGTGGATGGAACTCTGTGTTGGAGAGCTTAAGCCAAGGTGTGCCTATTCTAGGATGGCCTATGGCGGCTGAGCAAGCTTACAACTCAAAGATGCTGATGGAGGAGATGGGTGTGAGTGTAGAGTTGACCAGAGGGAGTCAAGGAATTATTGTGGGGAAAGAGGTGAAGAGGGTCATTGAATTGGTTTTGGAAAAAGAGGGTAAAGGCAAGGATATGAGGAATAAGGCTGTTGAGGTTAAAAAGCAGTTGAGGGCAGCGGTAAGTGATGAGACACAGAATAAGGGTTCTTCTGTTAAAGCAATGGATGACTTTGTGAGAACCATTCTTTCCAAGAGTCAAGAGCAAGCAGCGTCAATTGag